A section of the Candidatus Latescibacterota bacterium genome encodes:
- a CDS encoding DMT family transporter has translation MGEIFALATAFVWAFAVILFKKSGEKIPPFALNFFRVGGGALLFVITLIVIKEPLWGRAPLKDYLILVLSGFLAITIADTLFHKCLNIVGAGVNAIVDTLYSPFIVFFAFTLLGERLTYWHYAGMVVILSGVLLSTRIDPPEGTTKKQMVTGIAWGVLSMATLGLGIVIAKPVLDRSPVVWATAVRQIGCFLTMIPALLLPKVRREVFATFVPQKHWKFMIPATVLGSFLALILWIAGMKYTQAGTAAILNQTSSIHILILASIFLKEPFTRNKAVAAALAIGGVLMVTLG, from the coding sequence ATGGGTGAGATATTTGCTTTGGCGACTGCGTTTGTGTGGGCATTCGCTGTTATTCTATTCAAGAAATCCGGAGAAAAGATACCACCTTTCGCGCTGAATTTCTTCAGGGTCGGTGGGGGAGCACTTCTTTTCGTGATCACACTCATTGTTATTAAAGAACCGTTGTGGGGCAGGGCGCCTCTCAAAGATTATTTGATTCTGGTATTAAGCGGATTTCTTGCTATCACTATAGCTGACACATTATTCCACAAGTGTCTGAATATTGTCGGCGCCGGAGTAAACGCTATCGTTGACACGCTCTACTCTCCGTTCATAGTTTTTTTCGCCTTTACCCTGCTGGGAGAGAGGCTCACTTACTGGCATTATGCCGGGATGGTCGTGATCTTGTCCGGAGTGCTTCTCTCCACAAGGATCGATCCACCCGAGGGGACAACGAAAAAGCAAATGGTGACAGGCATCGCCTGGGGAGTGTTGTCGATGGCCACGCTGGGCCTGGGAATAGTCATAGCAAAACCGGTGCTGGATCGATCGCCCGTCGTATGGGCTACGGCGGTCAGGCAGATCGGCTGTTTTCTCACCATGATCCCGGCGTTGCTCCTGCCGAAGGTAAGGCGCGAGGTGTTTGCCACATTCGTACCTCAGAAGCACTGGAAGTTCATGATTCCCGCGACGGTGCTGGGATCATTTCTGGCACTCATTCTGTGGATAGCCGGGATGAAATACACTCAGGCAGGTACAGCCGCCATACTGAATCAGACGAGTTCGATACATATTCTGATCCTCGCCTCTATCTTTCTGAAGGAACCGTTTACCAGGAACAAGGCAGTCGCGGCTGCCCTCGCCATCGGAGGCGTTCTGATGGTGACCCTGGGTTGA
- a CDS encoding T9SS type A sorting domain-containing protein, giving the protein MTSRRTIFGVVASIAAIILIVSIFTSLTFTQTPDEAETLRIEKINREIQKKGLHWTAGTTSKSLLSAEEKRGLCGLEPLPDGVESGLPTITAPEGAMYDPAFDWRALNGTTPTQDQGSCGACWAFAAVAQLESHMRIYDDRIEDLSEAQTLYCNPYSQGCGGGNSYGAYYIMTNYGQVREYCIPYANRDDLACTETSCEPVGFITGYTSVSNDVNSIKEALLTGPVYTTIDIVDRFYDYLFGCFSWVDEVVGYHAVLIVGWDDNQCGGDGAWLIKNSWGLGWGMDGYGYVQYGNNTIGDGTRQITYLPSTVYVDITAPTGGEVLDVGEDYTIEWTTSREVPDSISVLLSINSGDSYDYTLVTGLAGTSTSWEWNVDDMPVTTARVKVIAYYGGVLGGYDMSEANLTISGKPYRYVSTTGGDIYPYSTPAWAATSVQDAVDAAAFYDSIMVCEGTYNESVGITKPIHMMGGWNTTFTARDPETNVTTLSAGGSVVSFVSVLLGTPGIEGFHLVNGTGTAAILPLNGIYGGGVMTYSSAALIKDNVFTGCGYTSVTGFSGGGAIACYDGTVTITGNKIIDCVAQCGGGIYLYQASATITGNTISGCLSNLEFTGLRNGGGIYALHAPINLSGNSIHDNTGYREGGGIYARLSTAISSGDSIYSNSVSSNGGGIYSDHSRVSLSGCFIGENDAVSSGGGIFLKGEQFDIENSILTMNHTTSMAGGIFADSTWGDWTNNTIDRNTALYAGGNVFMLNAVSMDVRNNMITYGSPNGFQPSMATNITFQYNDCYGNTPEDLTVIIPDTTNIFRHPHYSDTLLVDYQLSLHSGGIDTGDPSISDIDGSLSDIGAFGGPGSSSLAPEYVQNLAATAINDTTIEITWDARLPGGLDYFAIYADSSENFIPDESNFLTTLPPDENSYQDSDLDSCMYYRVNIIDLNGYASGYSNVGGDCIDGTTTDTGDLPSYVNMLAQNYPNPFNGNTTITYSIASPARVVLKIYDTAGRLIRTLEDRDREAGQYQIHWNGKDNAARPVASGVYFMRVAADDFNQTKKIVYLR; this is encoded by the coding sequence ATGACCTCAAGACGGACCATCTTCGGCGTAGTCGCATCTATCGCCGCTATCATCCTTATCGTCTCGATCTTCACCAGCCTCACATTCACACAGACACCCGATGAAGCTGAAACACTGCGAATCGAAAAGATCAACAGGGAGATCCAGAAAAAAGGGCTCCACTGGACAGCGGGTACCACATCGAAGTCATTGCTCAGTGCTGAAGAAAAGCGCGGGCTCTGCGGGTTAGAGCCGCTTCCGGACGGTGTCGAGAGCGGACTACCGACCATTACGGCTCCTGAAGGCGCGATGTACGATCCTGCATTCGACTGGCGAGCACTCAACGGAACGACTCCGACTCAGGACCAGGGCAGCTGCGGCGCGTGCTGGGCTTTCGCCGCAGTCGCGCAGCTTGAATCCCACATGAGGATATACGACGACAGGATAGAGGATCTGTCCGAGGCACAGACTCTTTACTGCAATCCCTACAGTCAGGGGTGCGGTGGCGGAAATTCATATGGCGCATACTATATCATGACAAATTACGGCCAGGTTCGCGAATATTGCATCCCCTACGCCAATCGCGACGACCTCGCGTGTACCGAGACAAGCTGCGAACCCGTCGGCTTTATCACGGGATACACTTCGGTCTCGAATGATGTGAATTCGATCAAGGAAGCCCTTCTGACGGGACCGGTCTATACCACCATCGATATCGTAGACAGGTTCTACGACTATCTCTTCGGCTGTTTCAGCTGGGTGGATGAGGTAGTCGGCTACCACGCCGTTCTCATTGTCGGCTGGGACGACAACCAGTGTGGCGGAGACGGCGCATGGCTCATCAAGAACAGTTGGGGGCTGGGCTGGGGAATGGACGGGTACGGCTATGTCCAGTACGGCAATAACACGATAGGGGATGGCACCAGACAGATCACCTATCTGCCCAGCACGGTCTATGTAGACATAACCGCTCCGACAGGTGGAGAGGTCCTCGATGTCGGCGAAGATTATACTATAGAATGGACCACATCGCGTGAGGTCCCCGATTCGATCAGTGTGCTGCTCAGCATCAACAGCGGAGACAGTTACGACTATACACTCGTTACGGGGCTCGCCGGCACATCGACTTCATGGGAATGGAACGTGGACGACATGCCTGTGACCACGGCCAGGGTCAAGGTCATCGCGTATTATGGTGGAGTTCTTGGCGGTTATGACATGAGCGAAGCAAATTTGACGATCTCTGGCAAACCATACCGCTATGTTTCAACCACCGGCGGCGACATCTACCCATACTCGACACCGGCATGGGCCGCCACATCGGTCCAGGACGCGGTCGATGCTGCCGCGTTCTATGATTCGATCATGGTATGTGAAGGCACATACAACGAATCGGTCGGGATCACCAAACCGATCCATATGATGGGCGGATGGAATACCACATTCACCGCGAGAGACCCCGAAACCAACGTTACGACCTTATCTGCCGGAGGAAGCGTGGTCTCGTTCGTTTCAGTCCTGCTCGGCACTCCCGGCATCGAAGGCTTCCACCTTGTAAACGGGACCGGGACGGCCGCTATTCTCCCTCTGAACGGAATATACGGCGGAGGAGTGATGACCTACAGCTCCGCTGCCCTTATCAAGGATAACGTTTTCACCGGATGTGGCTACACCAGTGTCACGGGATTCAGCGGGGGCGGCGCCATCGCCTGCTACGACGGCACGGTCACTATCACCGGCAACAAGATCATCGACTGTGTTGCCCAGTGCGGCGGCGGGATATATCTCTATCAGGCTTCAGCCACGATAACAGGCAACACGATCTCTGGATGCCTGTCTAACCTGGAATTTACCGGCCTGAGGAACGGTGGCGGCATCTACGCCCTTCATGCGCCCATCAACCTGTCGGGTAACTCGATCCATGACAATACAGGATACCGGGAAGGCGGAGGGATCTATGCGAGGCTCTCAACTGCCATTTCATCCGGAGATTCCATATATTCCAATAGTGTATCGAGCAACGGAGGCGGGATCTACAGTGATCACTCGAGAGTTTCGCTGTCCGGCTGTTTTATCGGTGAAAACGACGCAGTCTCATCTGGCGGAGGTATCTTTCTCAAGGGTGAGCAGTTCGATATCGAAAATTCGATTTTAACCATGAACCACACGACCTCGATGGCCGGCGGTATCTTTGCGGACAGCACATGGGGTGACTGGACGAACAATACTATCGACCGTAATACCGCTCTATACGCAGGGGGCAACGTTTTCATGTTGAACGCTGTTTCGATGGATGTCAGGAACAACATGATCACTTACGGCAGCCCGAACGGATTTCAGCCTTCAATGGCTACCAATATTACATTCCAGTACAACGACTGCTATGGAAACACTCCGGAGGATCTGACGGTCATCATCCCCGATACGACAAACATATTCAGGCATCCACACTACTCAGACACACTGCTGGTCGATTACCAGCTCTCTCTGCATTCGGGAGGCATAGACACGGGAGACCCTTCGATCAGCGACATCGACGGATCGCTATCTGATATCGGAGCATTCGGCGGGCCCGGCAGTTCGAGTCTGGCTCCCGAATACGTTCAGAATCTGGCCGCCACCGCCATAAACGATACGACGATCGAGATCACCTGGGACGCAAGACTTCCGGGAGGCCTTGATTACTTTGCGATCTATGCCGATTCATCTGAAAATTTCATTCCCGACGAATCGAATTTCCTGACGACATTACCGCCGGACGAGAACAGCTACCAGGATAGCGACCTTGACAGCTGCATGTATTACCGAGTCAATATCATCGACCTGAACGGATACGCAAGCGGGTATTCCAACGTAGGCGGAGACTGCATCGACGGCACGACTACAGACACGGGAGACCTGCCTTCGTACGTGAACATGCTTGCCCAGAACTACCCGAATCCGTTTAACGGCAACACGACGATCACGTACTCGATCGCGTCACCGGCCAGGGTCGTACTGAAAATATATGACACAGCCGGACGACTGATCCGCACACTCGAAGACAGAGACAGGGAAGCAGGTCAGTACCAGATCCACTGGAACGGGAAGGACAATGCAGCCAGACCAGTTGCATCAGGTGTGTATTTCATGAGAGTGGCGGCGGATGATTTCAATCAGACGAAAAAGATCGTTTATCTGAGATAA
- a CDS encoding AAA family ATPase, translating to MSIDVKQIGEKVEKESAVLARIRSEIEKIIVGQEYMIERLMIGLLCNNHVLIEGVPGLAKTLAVTTLAKSLNASFQRIQFTPDLLPADLLGTLIYNPRSGEFSTKKGPIFANIILADEINRAPAKVQSALLEAMQERQVTIGEESHLLDDPFMVLATQNPIEQEGTYPLPEAQIDRFMLKLKVTYPSKVEEKKILKKMASSAPKLEVEQVIEKSDIFRLRNLTDEIYMDEKVEDYIIDIVQATRKPDEYGLDVANLIQYGASPRATIFLAMASRAHALLQGRGYVTPQDVKSIGMDVLRHRVIITYEAEAEEKTSEDVVTAIFNNVAVP from the coding sequence ATGTCAATAGACGTAAAACAGATCGGTGAAAAAGTCGAAAAAGAAAGCGCCGTGCTCGCGAGGATCCGTAGCGAGATCGAAAAGATCATCGTTGGGCAGGAGTACATGATAGAGAGGTTGATGATAGGCCTGCTCTGCAACAACCATGTGCTTATCGAGGGTGTGCCGGGCCTGGCGAAGACCCTGGCCGTAACGACCCTGGCCAAGTCGTTGAATGCTTCTTTCCAGAGGATCCAGTTTACACCAGACCTGCTGCCTGCCGACCTTCTGGGTACCCTGATCTACAATCCGCGCTCAGGCGAGTTCAGTACGAAAAAGGGGCCGATCTTCGCCAACATCATTCTGGCAGACGAGATCAACAGGGCTCCTGCCAAGGTGCAGAGCGCTCTTCTTGAGGCGATGCAGGAGAGGCAGGTGACGATCGGAGAGGAGAGTCATTTGCTGGACGATCCCTTCATGGTCCTTGCCACTCAGAACCCGATCGAGCAGGAGGGGACATATCCTCTTCCCGAAGCGCAGATCGACAGGTTCATGCTCAAGCTCAAAGTGACATATCCGAGTAAGGTCGAGGAGAAGAAGATACTGAAGAAGATGGCATCCTCCGCGCCGAAGCTCGAGGTCGAACAGGTCATTGAAAAGTCCGATATCTTCAGGCTTCGCAATCTGACAGACGAGATCTATATGGACGAGAAGGTCGAGGACTACATCATCGATATCGTTCAGGCCACCAGGAAGCCGGACGAATACGGCCTTGACGTGGCGAACCTCATCCAGTACGGAGCATCTCCACGAGCGACGATCTTCCTGGCGATGGCTTCGAGAGCTCATGCGCTGCTCCAGGGCCGCGGTTATGTCACTCCCCAGGATGTCAAGTCGATCGGCATGGATGTTCTCCGGCACAGGGTAATAATCACATATGAGGCCGAGGCTGAAGAGAAGACTTCAGAAGATGTGGTGACCGCGATATTCAACAATGTCGCTGTGCCGTGA
- a CDS encoding DUF58 domain-containing protein → MIPEELAKKIRILQITTRKIVNDVLAGEYGSVFRGRGMEFDEVREYMPGDEIRTIDWNVTARTGIPYVKRFVEERELTVIFLVDLSASGTFGSVKKLKNEVAAELCSLLAFSAVKNNDKVGLIVFTDQIEMFIPPKKGTQHVLRVIRELLNFKPRQASTDIVGALDYLGKVTKKKAVIFLVSDFQAEGFEKSMRVIARRHDLVAVTIVDPREVSLPNVGLLELEDAETGEIVLIDTSSGAVRKNYERLGRDQSARFRELFASMGVDQIEVKTDKDYVPSLVKFFKAREGRY, encoded by the coding sequence ATGATTCCGGAAGAGCTTGCGAAAAAGATAAGGATCCTTCAGATAACGACTCGCAAAATCGTCAACGATGTTCTAGCCGGTGAATATGGCAGTGTGTTCCGGGGGCGCGGGATGGAGTTCGACGAGGTGCGCGAATACATGCCCGGTGACGAGATAAGGACGATCGACTGGAATGTCACCGCACGTACCGGCATCCCATATGTGAAAAGATTTGTGGAAGAGAGAGAACTTACAGTGATCTTCCTTGTCGACCTGTCCGCCTCGGGGACATTCGGCAGCGTCAAGAAACTCAAGAACGAAGTCGCTGCCGAGCTGTGTTCTTTGCTGGCGTTCTCCGCGGTGAAGAACAATGACAAGGTGGGACTGATAGTCTTCACCGACCAGATAGAGATGTTCATTCCCCCGAAAAAGGGGACACAGCACGTACTCCGCGTGATAAGGGAACTGTTGAATTTCAAGCCGAGGCAAGCCAGCACCGATATAGTAGGGGCGCTGGATTATCTCGGAAAAGTGACGAAGAAGAAGGCCGTTATTTTTCTCGTCTCTGATTTTCAGGCTGAAGGATTTGAGAAATCGATGCGGGTGATCGCCAGGCGTCATGACCTGGTGGCAGTGACTATTGTCGATCCCAGAGAAGTGAGTCTCCCGAATGTAGGTCTGCTCGAACTGGAAGATGCCGAAACCGGTGAGATCGTTCTCATCGATACGTCCAGTGGCGCGGTCAGGAAAAATTACGAAAGACTCGGGCGGGATCAATCGGCAAGGTTCCGGGAGTTGTTCGCCAGCATGGGAGTCGATCAGATAGAAGTGAAGACGGACAAAGACTATGTGCCGAGCCTGGTGAAGTTTTTCAAGGCCAGGGAGGGCAGGTACTGA
- a CDS encoding VWA domain-containing protein, with amino-acid sequence MIRFASPWAFILLLVIPAVLLYLSRKDRGGSIRFSSLANAKVAGKSMRHRLAWLPLMTRIVIIALIVTALARPQLGREKVKDVTKGVAIEMVIDRSGSMNAEMEYKGRRLNRLEVVKRVFEEFLIGNAETLEGRPNDLAGMISFARYADTMAPLTLGHGALLRFLDTVKIVKRKSEDGTAIGDALALAAARLKTAEEDLARFASETGDREYEIKSKIIILLTDGQNNSGLRSPAEAASLAARWGIKIYAIGVGGGESVNTVNTLFGNFKVPTMNRVDTRPLAAIADLTGGVFRLAKDEKSLREIYEEINELEKSEIESIRYVDYRELFVPFAAVALVLLALEVILSTLVFRRIP; translated from the coding sequence ATGATCAGATTTGCGTCACCATGGGCATTTATCCTGTTGCTGGTCATCCCGGCTGTTCTTCTGTATCTGAGCCGGAAAGACCGTGGCGGTTCGATCAGGTTCTCCTCTCTCGCCAACGCAAAGGTGGCGGGAAAGTCGATGCGGCATCGTCTTGCCTGGCTCCCATTGATGACAAGGATAGTGATCATCGCCCTTATCGTGACAGCCCTTGCCAGGCCGCAACTGGGCAGGGAGAAGGTAAAGGATGTCACAAAGGGTGTCGCGATAGAGATGGTTATCGACAGGTCGGGCAGCATGAACGCAGAGATGGAATACAAAGGGCGGCGCCTGAATCGTCTCGAAGTGGTCAAGAGAGTCTTCGAGGAATTCCTCATAGGAAACGCCGAGACCCTCGAAGGGCGGCCAAACGATCTGGCGGGAATGATATCGTTCGCCAGATACGCTGACACCATGGCCCCCCTGACCCTGGGCCACGGCGCGTTGCTCAGGTTCCTCGATACCGTCAAGATAGTAAAACGTAAGAGCGAGGACGGTACAGCGATAGGCGATGCGCTGGCGCTCGCCGCCGCCAGGCTCAAGACCGCCGAGGAAGACCTCGCCAGATTCGCCAGTGAGACAGGCGACAGGGAATACGAGATCAAAAGCAAGATCATAATCCTGCTTACGGACGGCCAGAACAACTCGGGACTCAGATCACCCGCTGAAGCGGCGAGCCTGGCTGCGAGGTGGGGAATAAAGATATATGCGATAGGTGTCGGAGGAGGAGAGAGTGTAAACACGGTCAACACGCTCTTTGGGAATTTCAAGGTCCCCACCATGAACAGGGTCGATACGAGGCCGCTGGCTGCTATTGCCGACCTGACAGGCGGAGTATTCAGGCTGGCGAAAGATGAGAAATCACTCCGCGAGATCTACGAGGAGATAAACGAGCTGGAGAAGAGCGAGATCGAGTCGATCAGATACGTCGATTACAGGGAACTCTTTGTTCCGTTCGCGGCGGTGGCGCTGGTTCTGCTGGCCCTTGAAGTGATCCTCTCGACACTGGTCTTCAGGAGGATACCGTAA
- a CDS encoding VWA domain-containing protein, with translation MQLGNVRILLLLWLVPVLAMLYFWAAYKRRQGLRVFVEADLLKKISMSINHAARRAKAALVIIAAVFIVVSLARPAWNPKPRTVERRGRDIMFVLDVSRSMIAEDLAPNRLERAKLAIGDMVASLEGDRVGLVVFAGTAALKCPLTLDYGFFSLMLEDVDLNSIARGGTMIGDALRKVLDEGFDDQEKKYKDVILITDGEDHDSFPVEAAEEAGRRGVRIIAIGLGDEHQGRRIPVTDAHGNKAFLKYDGQEVWSRLDAATLRKMANVTPGGRYLNVATGAIDLGEVYVKLIAGEEKREIESLTIKLYEEKYQIFLAIALIFLVAELIVTERRRVKAPARSSSSTTGGPSAGSSGHASGIIKLIVLSVLLAGMILGATASPAMAESAGSLVSKGNSSFDSGEFEKALGFYEQASVRSPESPIVAFNLGDVYYRMEDYAKAREKFQEAAMKTRDLSLEARAWFNTGNCAFNEGTRQTDSDMEKALQAYQESVGFYQTALEKDPQLTDAAHNMEIARLIIKDLMDKLQKQKEAMEKQQEKLKAVVDSLVAAIKRQEKVMKNSLVLDDDGQKIAAGWKENVAAEESAERDVRSSTVSVKDRLSELFQDEIPEPVQQASSHLDSAIVNQDDAVVDLANAEPGTSAVDQEQALIQMKKALEKLTKNDDQKQKGQDKDQKDQQQQDQQQQDQKGDQKPPDQQDQQMKQQPPRNETARAILEEEKENRKKRKQQAGSGHKKVEKDW, from the coding sequence ATGCAGCTGGGAAACGTCAGAATACTTCTTTTGTTGTGGCTGGTGCCGGTACTGGCGATGCTGTATTTCTGGGCCGCGTATAAACGGCGACAGGGTTTGAGGGTATTTGTCGAGGCTGATCTGCTGAAGAAGATTTCGATGTCGATCAATCACGCCGCAAGGCGGGCAAAGGCTGCCCTCGTGATAATCGCTGCTGTATTCATTGTCGTTTCTCTGGCCAGGCCCGCGTGGAATCCGAAGCCGAGGACGGTCGAGAGACGGGGCAGGGATATCATGTTTGTCCTGGATGTCTCCCGATCGATGATAGCGGAGGACCTCGCTCCGAACAGGCTCGAGAGGGCAAAGCTCGCCATCGGTGACATGGTTGCCAGCCTGGAGGGCGACAGGGTAGGGTTGGTCGTGTTCGCTGGGACGGCCGCGTTGAAATGCCCCCTTACTCTCGATTACGGATTTTTCAGCCTGATGCTCGAAGATGTCGATCTTAACAGTATCGCCAGAGGCGGGACGATGATCGGCGATGCTTTGAGGAAGGTGCTCGATGAAGGCTTTGACGATCAGGAAAAGAAATACAAGGACGTCATCCTGATAACAGATGGTGAGGATCACGATTCCTTCCCCGTGGAGGCCGCAGAAGAGGCCGGCAGGCGGGGCGTCCGAATAATAGCCATAGGGCTGGGAGATGAGCATCAGGGAAGGCGGATCCCGGTAACCGACGCTCATGGGAACAAAGCTTTCCTGAAGTACGACGGGCAGGAAGTATGGAGCAGGCTCGATGCGGCCACCCTGAGGAAGATGGCGAACGTCACTCCCGGCGGAAGGTACCTCAATGTGGCTACCGGAGCGATAGACCTCGGTGAAGTCTATGTGAAACTGATCGCCGGTGAGGAGAAACGGGAGATCGAATCATTGACGATCAAGTTGTACGAAGAAAAATATCAGATCTTCCTTGCGATAGCGTTGATATTCCTTGTGGCCGAGTTGATAGTCACGGAGCGGCGGCGGGTCAAGGCGCCGGCACGTAGTTCAAGTAGTACGACGGGTGGTCCGTCGGCAGGTTCTTCCGGACATGCTTCAGGTATTATTAAACTGATTGTTCTTTCGGTCCTGTTAGCTGGTATGATCCTTGGTGCTACCGCTTCGCCCGCGATGGCCGAATCAGCAGGGAGCCTGGTCTCGAAGGGAAACAGCAGTTTCGACTCGGGTGAGTTTGAAAAAGCGCTTGGGTTTTACGAACAGGCTTCGGTCAGATCTCCCGAATCGCCGATAGTCGCCTTCAATCTCGGTGACGTCTATTACCGGATGGAGGACTACGCTAAAGCGAGGGAGAAATTCCAGGAAGCGGCAATGAAGACCAGAGATCTGTCACTTGAAGCGAGGGCGTGGTTCAATACAGGCAATTGTGCATTTAACGAGGGGACGCGGCAGACAGACAGCGACATGGAGAAGGCTCTGCAGGCGTACCAGGAATCGGTGGGGTTCTACCAGACCGCACTGGAGAAAGATCCCCAGCTGACTGACGCGGCACACAATATGGAAATAGCGAGGTTGATCATCAAGGACCTCATGGATAAATTACAGAAGCAGAAAGAGGCGATGGAAAAGCAGCAGGAGAAGCTGAAAGCTGTTGTGGATTCGCTGGTGGCAGCGATAAAGAGACAGGAGAAAGTAATGAAAAATTCTCTTGTCCTCGACGACGACGGGCAGAAGATAGCTGCTGGCTGGAAAGAGAATGTGGCTGCTGAAGAATCGGCTGAGCGAGACGTCCGATCATCGACCGTGTCGGTGAAGGACAGGCTGAGCGAACTTTTCCAGGACGAGATACCCGAGCCTGTGCAGCAGGCGTCATCGCATCTTGACTCTGCCATCGTAAACCAGGATGATGCAGTCGTCGATCTTGCCAATGCAGAACCGGGGACGTCGGCTGTAGACCAGGAACAGGCGCTGATCCAGATGAAGAAGGCGCTCGAGAAGTTGACGAAGAACGACGATCAGAAGCAGAAGGGGCAGGATAAAGATCAGAAGGACCAGCAGCAGCAGGATCAGCAGCAGCAGGATCAGAAGGGCGACCAGAAGCCTCCCGATCAACAGGATCAGCAGATGAAGCAACAGCCCCCGAGAAACGAAACGGCCCGGGCGATCCTCGAAGAAGAGAAGGAAAACAGGAAAAAGAGAAAGCAACAGGCCGGCAGCGGGCACAAGAAGGTGGAGAAGGACTGGTAA